A single Drosophila ananassae strain 14024-0371.13 chromosome 3L, ASM1763931v2, whole genome shotgun sequence DNA region contains:
- the LOC6495079 gene encoding protein anachronism isoform X3: protein MANVGREKCGRSRIREMILVMFLVLLTAEESQASPFNPSFMEGVQSEVVNPFNRTILNRFNLTEEQIQRIQNRSNPNMRDEASQSSNQLYLQQVATQRLNEIIKRVQKAITNDPNSSTTKEKAGFPICNAETTIPGDWQLGTNVTLKFANSVFVHNDDRLTSAVLRLYKTHPGHNPGQVPVPTEPTERTSSQCPDHPQAGPQIRVTVSIVHQQKKNRKLERKKRTCNTTMLSSAMTGWVEIDVKCALAYWEQQMRQEEQQQQRHSQQQQQLAASVVGMLMIEVHDDEENPLRPGLYFAPPTCDQRLQSLGAHTEQNRLSLIWRVGQCQETQG from the exons atggcaaaTGTGGGTCGTGAAAAGTGCGGAAGGAGCCGGATTCGTGAGATGATTTTGGTCATGTTTCTGGTATTGCTCACTGCGGAAGAGTCGCAGGCATCCCCGTTCAATCCCTCCTTCATGGAGGGTGTCCAGTCGGAGGTGGTGAATCCCTTCAACAGGACCATCCTCAATCGCTTCAACCTGACCGAGGAGCAGATCCAGCGCATCCAGAACCGAAGCAATCCCAATATGAGGGACGAGGCCTCCCAGTCATCCAATCAGCTGTATCTTCAGCAAGTCGCCACCCAAAG ATTAAATGAGATTATCAAGCGTGTCCAGAAGGCCATCACAAATGACCCGAATAGCAGCACCACCAAGGAGAAGGCTGGCTTTCCTATCTGCAATGCAGAGACCACAATTCCGGGGGATTGGCAACTGGGCACCAATGTCACCCTGAAGTTCGCCAACAGTGTGTTTGTTCACAATGATGACCGTCTTACCAGCGCTGTTCTTCGCCTCTACAAGACCCATCCTGGCCACAATCCTGGTCAGGTCCCAGTCCCGACAGAGCCAACTGAAAGGACTTCCTCTCAATGCCCAGATCATCCTCAAGCGGGTCCACAAATTCGAGTCACGGTCTCCATTGTCCATCAGCAGAAGAAGAACCGTAAATTAG AACGCAAGAAGCGCACATGCAACACCACCATGTTGAGTAGCGCCATGACCGGCTGGGTAGAGATCGATGTCAAGTGTGCCCTCGCCTACTGGGAGCAGCAGATGCGtcaggaggagcagcaacagcaacgccactcgcaacaacagcagcaactggCAGCCAGTGTGGTGGGCATGCTGATGATTGAGGTGCACGATGACGAGGAGAATCCTTTGAGGCCAGGACTCTACTTTGCGCCACCCACGTGCGATCAG AGATTGCAGTCCCTTGGAGCGCATACAGAACAGAATCGCTTAAGTCTGATCTGGAGAGTTGGACAGTGCCAAG AAACCCAAGGCTAG
- the LOC6495081 gene encoding sodium/nucleoside cotransporter 2 codes for MAEPAPAEESEEKPKPRWRRILERVILIFIHLLFIAYFIAATVIYMGYDQDNDKCFPPIEYNTTTEGTTTPLEEQPQPDQPQEPDPEANPEGEGGGAGPAEVTTETTSEGPSTTPPPKPKFVPFVLCSINWCHGYGSLVVIFVIFHILWIYYVLFKPFIGRKLYNDHIDGMIDKWIEFRSKILVSIVMLVVVIVLSTLYLIFECRDDWGKTRGLAGPIVFIAVGFAVSKHHKMVPWRIVVHGLLAQLLFAILCLRWEFGRSVFQCMGEKVTTFLSFARFGARFVYGDRIVDEFVFAFAILAVVFFFSVVTSILYYLGWMQAFLGVLGSLLQSTVGTTTCESVNAVGNIFLGMSESPLMIRPYINVLTVSELHSICVCGYATVAGSVLGAFVSFGANPAYLIAASVMAAPSALAFSKLFYPETEESQTRADNIKLAKSEDQSILDAAASGAQNAMLIVLGIVANIIAFLAIVFFFNAVVQWIFELLDISDVTLLVILSKMFWPVAFIMGVPLKDCSIIGLVIAEKSLINEFVGYKHLGELTQANEIDHRSEAIATFALCGFANPGSLGILIAALSAMAPSRRPDITRVAVRAYFAGSFVSFTSAALAGILVREDMHHKDDSKFIDIDSDSEDYVDHHMLNI; via the exons ATGGCAGAACCGGCACCTGCTGAGGAGTCAGAGGAGAAGCCGAAGCCAAGATGGCGGCGGATTCTTGAGCGCgttattcttatttttattcatttactATTCATTGCATATTTTATAGCTGCCACAGTAATATACATGGGCTATG ATCAGGATAACGACAAGTGCTTTCCACCGATTGAATACAATACAACtacagaaggaactactacgCCATTAGAAGAACAACCTCAACCGGATCAACCTCAAGAGCCGGATCCCGAGGCGAATCCCGAAGGGGAAGGCGGAGGTGCAGGGCCGGCGGAGGTTACCACAGAAACTACCTCTGAGGGTCCCTCAACAACACCTCCGCCCAAACCAAAGTTTGTTCCATTCGTTCTGTGTAGCATCAACTGGTGCCATGGCTACGGATCCCTAGTAGTAATCTTTGTTATCTTTCATATACTTTGGATATACTATGTCCTTTTCAAACCATTTATTGGCCGAAAATTATATAATGATCACATTGATGGCATGATCGATAAATGGATTGAGTTTAGAAGCAAAAT CCTAGTCTCTATCGTAATGCTGGTTGTTGTAATCGTCCTATCAAcgctttatttaatattcgaATGCCGAGATGACTGGGGAAAGACTAGGGGCCTGGCCGGACCTATTGTATTTATCGCCGTCGGATTTGCCGTGTCCAAACACCACAAAATGGTTCCATGGAGAATCGTGGTACACGGCCTCCTGGCACAACTTCTGTTTGCCATTTTGTGTCTTCGATGGGAATTCGGAAGGTCGGTTTTTCAATGTATGGGTGAAAAGGTGACTACATTTCTTAGCTTTGCCCGGTTCGGAGCCCGCTTTGTGTATGGGGACCGCATTGTCGACGAATTCGTGTTCGCTTTTGCCATACTTGCGGTGGTATTCTTCTTTAGTGTGGTCACCTCCATTCTCTACTATCTTGGCTGGATGCAAGCATTCCTCGGCGTTTTAGGATCCCTACTGCAGTCAACCGTTGGCACTACAACGTGCGAAAGCGTTAACGCCGTGGGCAACATATTTTTAGGAATGTCTGAGAGTCCGCTGATGATACGTCCCTATATTAATGTACTTACGGTAAGCGAGCTGCACTCAATTTGCGTTTGCGGCTATGCAACAGTTGCCGGATCTGTGCTAGGGGCGTTTGTCTCTTTTGGGGCTAATCCAGCTTACCTGATTGCTGCCAGTGTCATGGCTGCACCAAGCGCCTTGGCATTTTCCAAGCTCTTTTATCCTGAAACCGAGGAGTCCCAAACTAGGGCTGACAACATTAAACTGGCCAAATC GGAGGACCAGTCAATCCTGGATGCTGCAGCAAGTGGCGCCCAAAATGCTATGCTTATTGTTTTGGGAATCGTGGCGAACATAATTGCTTTTTTGGCGattgtatttttctttaatgCTGTTGTTCAATGGATTTTCGAACTACTGGACATAAGTGATGTGACCCTACTGGTTATTCTCTCAAAAATGTTTTGGCCTGTTGCCTTTATTATGGGCGTACCCCTAAAGGACTGTTCGATTATTGGCTTGGTGATTGCTGAGAAGTCTCTAATAAATGAATTTGTCGGCTACAAGCACTTGGGAGAGCTTACACAAGCAAATGAAATCGAT CATAGAAGTGAAGCAATAGCCACATTTGCCCTATGCGGATTCGCTAACCCCGGATCCCTAGGAATTCTGATTGCCGCCCTCAGTGCCATGGCACCCAGTAGAAGACCGGACATTACTAGAGTGGCTGTCCGTGCCTACTTTGCCGGAAGTTTTGTAAGCTTTACTTCCGCTGCTCTTGCAG GTATACTCGTCAGAGAAGACATGCATCATAAAGATGATTCCAAATTCATCGATATAGATTCCGATTCAGAGGACTATGTTGATCATCACATGCTAAATATATAG
- the LOC6495080 gene encoding solute carrier family 28 member 3 isoform X2, producing MTDTSSIGAINNGYETDHELSIPETEQFKELPPIGSTEKAPKPSYWDNNPKVKRIVKISLYVFLHLVVVGYFSYATYHYHDITNYECTWSGSTNPLCGINFCSGYGMLVLLLGFIYLGLFYFYVFKDTVGRSLYRNYLSPISKKWHSFTRTRIVSFASIALLLVLLGIFVFFETRDDRQKLLSLVAPCFFILCGYVFSTKRAAIQWRVVITGITAQFLLGIICIRWEVGRKIFECLGNKVATFLGYGTDGALFVFGDFLVDNDVFAFAILPVIFFFSFFISILYYLGAMQWVVIKLGWILQSLLGTTVCESVTAAANIFLGMSESPLLIRPYINKLTKSEIHSIMVSGFATVSGTVLAAYLSFGASAAHLITSSVMAAPATLAISKLYMPETEESQTTSESIELEKSQDSSILDAASSGASNAVPIVLGIIANIVAFVAFVAFLNGLVSWLGYLIGVDDIDFEWIFSKLFIPLVWAMGVPKDDCDIIAKVVATKTIINEFVAYERLGQYIESGQITARSAGIATFAICGFANPSSLGILIGSLSAMAPHRRSTITSVAFRAFIVGSIVCFVSASFAGILLQEDDERTNYNVIMQKLGRRNATKF from the exons ATGACAGATACCTCTTCAATAGGAGCTATTAACAATGGCTACGAAACGGATCAT GAACTTAGCATACCAGAGACTGAACAGTTTAAGGAGCTCCCACCCATCGGCAGCACTGAAAAGGCCCCAAAACCGAGCTATTGGGACAACAATCCAAAAGTTAAACGCATTGTAAAGATCTCGCTTTATGTTTTTCTGCATCTTGTGGTTGTCGGCTACTTCTCTTACGCCACTTACCATTATCATGATATAA CTAATTACGAATGCACATGGAGTGGCAGCACCAATCCCCTTTGTGGCATCAACTTCTGCAGTGGCTATGGAATGCTCGTCCTTCTCCTGGGCTTCATCTACCTGGgtcttttttacttttacgTATTTAAGGACACTGTTGGCCGCTCTCTGTACAGAAATTATTTGAGTCCTATTTCAAAGAAATGGCACAGTTTCACCAGAACCCG gattgtaTCTTTCGCCTCCATTGCCCTCCTTCTGGTCCTGTTGGGCATTTTCGTCTTCTTCGAGACAAGAGACGATCGTCAGAAGCTGTTATCACTGGTGGCACCCTGCTTTTTCATCCTGTGTGGCTACGTTTTCTCCACCAAGCGAGCGGCCATTCAGTGGCGCGTGGTCATCACCGGAATCACTGCCCAGTTTCTGCTCGGAATCATCTGCATTCGCTGGGAGGTGGGCCGCAAAATCTTCGAGTGCCTGGGCAATAAGGTAGCCACTTTCCTGGGTTACGGCACCGATGGAGCCCTCTTCGTGTTTGGAGACTTTTTGGTGGACAACGATGTATTCGCCTTCGCCATCCTGCCTGTGATTTTCTTCTTCAGCTTCTTCATCTCCATCCTGTACTATCTGGGTGCGATGCAATGGGTGGTGATCAAGCTGGGCTGGATCCTGCAGTCACTCTTGGGCACCACCGTCTGCGAAAGCGTGACGGCGGCCGCAAATATCTTTCTGGGCATGTCCGAGAGTCCACTGCTCATCCGTCCGTACATTAACAAGCTGACCAAGAGCGAGATCCACAGCATTATGGTGTCCGGGTTTGCAACGGTTTCCGGCACTGTTCTGGCGGCCTACCTCTCCTTTGGCGCTTCGGCCGCCCATCTGATTACCTCCTCGGTGATGGCAGCTCCCGCCACTCTGGCCATTTCTAAGCTCTACATGCCAGAGACAGAGGAGAGTCAAACCACCTCAGAGTCAATAGAATTGGAGAAATC ACAGGACTCATCTATATTGGATGCCGCCTCCAGTGGAGCAAGCAATGCCGTGCCCATCGTCCTGGGCATCATCGCCAACATTGTGGCCTTTGTGGCGTTCGTCGCCTTCCTGAATGGGCTGGTTAGCTGGCTGGGGTATTTGATTGGAGTCGATGACATCGACTTCGAATGGATATTCTCCAAGCTGTTTATCCCTCTCGTCTGGGCAATGGGTGTTCCAAAGGATGACTGCGATATAATTGCCAAGGTGGTGGCCACCAAGACCATAATCAACGAGTTTGTTGCCTATGAACGTCTGGGACAGTATATCGAAAGTGGTCAAATTACA GCTCGCAGTGCTGGAATTGCCACCTTTGCCATTTGCGGCTTTGCCAATCCCAGTTCTTTGGGTATCCTGATTGGATCGCTGAGCGCCATGGCGCCACATCGTCGATCCACGATTACATCCGTGGCGTTCCGAGCCTTTATAGTCGGCAGCATTGTCTGCTTTGTGTCCGCCAGTTTTGCAG GTATTCTATTGCAAGAAGACGACGAAAGAACTAACTACAATGTGATTATGCAGAAATTGGGACGTAGAAATGCCACCAAGTTTTAG
- the LOC6495080 gene encoding solute carrier family 28 member 3 isoform X1 has product MTDTSSIGAINNGYETDHKELSIPETEQFKELPPIGSTEKAPKPSYWDNNPKVKRIVKISLYVFLHLVVVGYFSYATYHYHDITNYECTWSGSTNPLCGINFCSGYGMLVLLLGFIYLGLFYFYVFKDTVGRSLYRNYLSPISKKWHSFTRTRIVSFASIALLLVLLGIFVFFETRDDRQKLLSLVAPCFFILCGYVFSTKRAAIQWRVVITGITAQFLLGIICIRWEVGRKIFECLGNKVATFLGYGTDGALFVFGDFLVDNDVFAFAILPVIFFFSFFISILYYLGAMQWVVIKLGWILQSLLGTTVCESVTAAANIFLGMSESPLLIRPYINKLTKSEIHSIMVSGFATVSGTVLAAYLSFGASAAHLITSSVMAAPATLAISKLYMPETEESQTTSESIELEKSQDSSILDAASSGASNAVPIVLGIIANIVAFVAFVAFLNGLVSWLGYLIGVDDIDFEWIFSKLFIPLVWAMGVPKDDCDIIAKVVATKTIINEFVAYERLGQYIESGQITARSAGIATFAICGFANPSSLGILIGSLSAMAPHRRSTITSVAFRAFIVGSIVCFVSASFAGILLQEDDERTNYNVIMQKLGRRNATKF; this is encoded by the exons ATGACAGATACCTCTTCAATAGGAGCTATTAACAATGGCTACGAAACGGATCAT AAGGAACTTAGCATACCAGAGACTGAACAGTTTAAGGAGCTCCCACCCATCGGCAGCACTGAAAAGGCCCCAAAACCGAGCTATTGGGACAACAATCCAAAAGTTAAACGCATTGTAAAGATCTCGCTTTATGTTTTTCTGCATCTTGTGGTTGTCGGCTACTTCTCTTACGCCACTTACCATTATCATGATATAA CTAATTACGAATGCACATGGAGTGGCAGCACCAATCCCCTTTGTGGCATCAACTTCTGCAGTGGCTATGGAATGCTCGTCCTTCTCCTGGGCTTCATCTACCTGGgtcttttttacttttacgTATTTAAGGACACTGTTGGCCGCTCTCTGTACAGAAATTATTTGAGTCCTATTTCAAAGAAATGGCACAGTTTCACCAGAACCCG gattgtaTCTTTCGCCTCCATTGCCCTCCTTCTGGTCCTGTTGGGCATTTTCGTCTTCTTCGAGACAAGAGACGATCGTCAGAAGCTGTTATCACTGGTGGCACCCTGCTTTTTCATCCTGTGTGGCTACGTTTTCTCCACCAAGCGAGCGGCCATTCAGTGGCGCGTGGTCATCACCGGAATCACTGCCCAGTTTCTGCTCGGAATCATCTGCATTCGCTGGGAGGTGGGCCGCAAAATCTTCGAGTGCCTGGGCAATAAGGTAGCCACTTTCCTGGGTTACGGCACCGATGGAGCCCTCTTCGTGTTTGGAGACTTTTTGGTGGACAACGATGTATTCGCCTTCGCCATCCTGCCTGTGATTTTCTTCTTCAGCTTCTTCATCTCCATCCTGTACTATCTGGGTGCGATGCAATGGGTGGTGATCAAGCTGGGCTGGATCCTGCAGTCACTCTTGGGCACCACCGTCTGCGAAAGCGTGACGGCGGCCGCAAATATCTTTCTGGGCATGTCCGAGAGTCCACTGCTCATCCGTCCGTACATTAACAAGCTGACCAAGAGCGAGATCCACAGCATTATGGTGTCCGGGTTTGCAACGGTTTCCGGCACTGTTCTGGCGGCCTACCTCTCCTTTGGCGCTTCGGCCGCCCATCTGATTACCTCCTCGGTGATGGCAGCTCCCGCCACTCTGGCCATTTCTAAGCTCTACATGCCAGAGACAGAGGAGAGTCAAACCACCTCAGAGTCAATAGAATTGGAGAAATC ACAGGACTCATCTATATTGGATGCCGCCTCCAGTGGAGCAAGCAATGCCGTGCCCATCGTCCTGGGCATCATCGCCAACATTGTGGCCTTTGTGGCGTTCGTCGCCTTCCTGAATGGGCTGGTTAGCTGGCTGGGGTATTTGATTGGAGTCGATGACATCGACTTCGAATGGATATTCTCCAAGCTGTTTATCCCTCTCGTCTGGGCAATGGGTGTTCCAAAGGATGACTGCGATATAATTGCCAAGGTGGTGGCCACCAAGACCATAATCAACGAGTTTGTTGCCTATGAACGTCTGGGACAGTATATCGAAAGTGGTCAAATTACA GCTCGCAGTGCTGGAATTGCCACCTTTGCCATTTGCGGCTTTGCCAATCCCAGTTCTTTGGGTATCCTGATTGGATCGCTGAGCGCCATGGCGCCACATCGTCGATCCACGATTACATCCGTGGCGTTCCGAGCCTTTATAGTCGGCAGCATTGTCTGCTTTGTGTCCGCCAGTTTTGCAG GTATTCTATTGCAAGAAGACGACGAAAGAACTAACTACAATGTGATTATGCAGAAATTGGGACGTAGAAATGCCACCAAGTTTTAG
- the LOC6495079 gene encoding protein anachronism isoform X2 encodes MLGNTNGSVMILNEIIKRVQKAITNDPNSSTTKEKAGFPICNAETTIPGDWQLGTNVTLKFANSVFVHNDDRLTSAVLRLYKTHPGHNPGQVPVPTEPTERTSSQCPDHPQAGPQIRVTVSIVHQQKKNRKLERKKRTCNTTMLSSAMTGWVEIDVKCALAYWEQQMRQEEQQQQRHSQQQQQLAASVVGMLMIEVHDDEENPLRPGLYFAPPTCDQAEIAVPWSAYRTESLKSDLESWTVPRNPRLDVFFNTNPSFNNGVKTIYISPKIKSYVGMESTTSGSPAIDNQLDGAGEKESQEREHRRHHLSESNSGSDSESSQVETGIGAEELFSSASNSEQMEPISNHHRHRSGQHHHHHHHHHHPHQLHHYQRHHHKHHKMTHKPE; translated from the exons ATGCTTGGGAATACAAATGGCAGTGTGATGAT ATTAAATGAGATTATCAAGCGTGTCCAGAAGGCCATCACAAATGACCCGAATAGCAGCACCACCAAGGAGAAGGCTGGCTTTCCTATCTGCAATGCAGAGACCACAATTCCGGGGGATTGGCAACTGGGCACCAATGTCACCCTGAAGTTCGCCAACAGTGTGTTTGTTCACAATGATGACCGTCTTACCAGCGCTGTTCTTCGCCTCTACAAGACCCATCCTGGCCACAATCCTGGTCAGGTCCCAGTCCCGACAGAGCCAACTGAAAGGACTTCCTCTCAATGCCCAGATCATCCTCAAGCGGGTCCACAAATTCGAGTCACGGTCTCCATTGTCCATCAGCAGAAGAAGAACCGTAAATTAG AACGCAAGAAGCGCACATGCAACACCACCATGTTGAGTAGCGCCATGACCGGCTGGGTAGAGATCGATGTCAAGTGTGCCCTCGCCTACTGGGAGCAGCAGATGCGtcaggaggagcagcaacagcaacgccactcgcaacaacagcagcaactggCAGCCAGTGTGGTGGGCATGCTGATGATTGAGGTGCACGATGACGAGGAGAATCCTTTGAGGCCAGGACTCTACTTTGCGCCACCCACGTGCGATCAGGCAG AGATTGCAGTCCCTTGGAGCGCATACAGAACAGAATCGCTTAAGTCTGATCTGGAGAGTTGGACAGTGCCAAG AAACCCAAGGCTAGACGTCTTCTTCAATACCAACCCATCATTCAACAACGGCGTCAAAACCATTTACATTTCACCGAAAATCAAATCTTACGTTGGCATGGAATCGACCACATCCGGATCCCCTGCAATCGACAACCAGCTGGACGGAGCCGGTGAGAAGGAGAGCCAGGAGCGGGAACACCGACGACACCATCTGTCGGAGTCAAACTCTGGCTCGGATTCGGAATCGAGTCAAGTGGAGACCGGGATCGGGGCTGAGGAGCTTTTTTCCTCGGCGAGCAACAGCGAACAAATGGAACCGATCTCCAACCACCACCGGCATCGTTCCGGCCAAcaccaccatcaccatcaccaccaccatcatccACACCAGCTCCACCACTATCAGCGCCACCACCACAAGCACCACAAGATGACCCACAAGCCGGAGTAG
- the LOC6495561 gene encoding uncharacterized protein LOC6495561, with amino-acid sequence MCEVVLPCNYNPLDCPSSPPKSRLFSILMLYCWQREYDKRPYKHFQFKILDFEERIGRRYHCIRDFGLIVNYLLKRPQISVSITGVPISNWDSHLLKKFAHSLIRAWYIELKLCRLPLEFFVMMRLNAPSMDVCSLSLEGTPLSDEDVRVLREFLIASQSLRILNVSHCSLTQYNFAMIADGVYKSKGVRTLNASRLLGISLSLDTEKVMSVVGSLIMHNGLEELTLEFCELTAQDMEPIAEYLRKTSSNLRRLRLSSNLISADGAFFLMRGMSIGGRLELLDISHNSIGSHGGEWVSRYIASCRKLHFLYLHNNDIGAFAINQILLSFKKKCKLDYMSLYGNEFDSRSAMIVRRLLDSEVVLPSELDISYTYDESLQTYRVVPWR; translated from the exons ATGTGTGAGGTGGTGTTGCCCTGCAACTACAATCCGCTCGATTGTCCGAGCAGTCCTCCCAAGAGTCGACTGTTCAGCATCCTGATGCTCTATTGCTGGCAGCGGGAATACGACAAACGTCCTTACAAGCACTTTCAGTTCAAGATTCTGGATTTCGAGGAGCGTATCGGAAGGCGGTATCATTGCATTCGTGATTTTGGCTTGATTGTGAACTATCTGCTTAAGCGGCCCCAGATTTCGGTGTCCATTACCGGCGTGCCTATCAGTAATTGGGATTCCCATCTCTTAAAGAAGTTTGCACACTCCTTGATTCGAGCTTGGTACATTGAATTGAAGCTGTGTCGGCTGCCACTCGAGTTCTTTGTAATGATGCGTCTAAATGCTCCCTCCATGGATGTCTGCAGTTTAAGTTTGGAGG GCACTCCTCTCAGCGACGAAGATGTACGCGTTCTGCGGGAATTCCTGATCGCCTCCCAGTCACTGAGGATTCTCAATGTGTCGCACTGCAGCTTGACACAGTACAACTTCGCTATGATCGCCGATGGGGTGTACAAGTCCAAGGGTGTGCGCACACTGAATGCCAGTCGGCTGCTGGGAATTAGTCTGAGCCTGGACACGGAAAAGGTGATGTCGGTGGTGGGGTCGTTGATAATGCACAACGGGTTGGAGGAACTGACCCTGGAGTTTTGCGAACTGACCGCCCAGGATATGGAGCCCATTGCGGAGTATTTGAGGAAGACGAGCTCCAACCTGCGCCGCCTGCGTTTGTCCAGCAATCTGATTTCGGCGGATGGAGCCTTCTTTCTTATGCGTGGCATGTCCATCGGCGGGAGGTTGGAGCTTCTGGACATTAGCCACAACTCCATTGGATCTCACGGAGGCGAGTGGGTGTCCCGGTACATCGCCTCGTGCCGGAAGTTGCACTTTTTGTACCTGCATAATAACGATATTGGTGCGTTTGCCATTAATCAAATCCTGCTGAGCTTCAAAAAGAAGTGCAAGCTGGACTATATGTCCCTGTATGGAAATGAATTCGATTCGCGGTCCGCCATGATCGTACGCCGTTTACTCGATTCCGAGGTGGTATTACCCTCCGAACTGGACATCAGTTACACCTACGACGAGTCCTTGCAGACCTACCGCGTTGTGCCCTGGAGATAG
- the LOC6495079 gene encoding protein anachronism isoform X1 produces the protein MANVGREKCGRSRIREMILVMFLVLLTAEESQASPFNPSFMEGVQSEVVNPFNRTILNRFNLTEEQIQRIQNRSNPNMRDEASQSSNQLYLQQVATQRLNEIIKRVQKAITNDPNSSTTKEKAGFPICNAETTIPGDWQLGTNVTLKFANSVFVHNDDRLTSAVLRLYKTHPGHNPGQVPVPTEPTERTSSQCPDHPQAGPQIRVTVSIVHQQKKNRKLERKKRTCNTTMLSSAMTGWVEIDVKCALAYWEQQMRQEEQQQQRHSQQQQQLAASVVGMLMIEVHDDEENPLRPGLYFAPPTCDQAEIAVPWSAYRTESLKSDLESWTVPRNPRLDVFFNTNPSFNNGVKTIYISPKIKSYVGMESTTSGSPAIDNQLDGAGEKESQEREHRRHHLSESNSGSDSESSQVETGIGAEELFSSASNSEQMEPISNHHRHRSGQHHHHHHHHHHPHQLHHYQRHHHKHHKMTHKPE, from the exons atggcaaaTGTGGGTCGTGAAAAGTGCGGAAGGAGCCGGATTCGTGAGATGATTTTGGTCATGTTTCTGGTATTGCTCACTGCGGAAGAGTCGCAGGCATCCCCGTTCAATCCCTCCTTCATGGAGGGTGTCCAGTCGGAGGTGGTGAATCCCTTCAACAGGACCATCCTCAATCGCTTCAACCTGACCGAGGAGCAGATCCAGCGCATCCAGAACCGAAGCAATCCCAATATGAGGGACGAGGCCTCCCAGTCATCCAATCAGCTGTATCTTCAGCAAGTCGCCACCCAAAG ATTAAATGAGATTATCAAGCGTGTCCAGAAGGCCATCACAAATGACCCGAATAGCAGCACCACCAAGGAGAAGGCTGGCTTTCCTATCTGCAATGCAGAGACCACAATTCCGGGGGATTGGCAACTGGGCACCAATGTCACCCTGAAGTTCGCCAACAGTGTGTTTGTTCACAATGATGACCGTCTTACCAGCGCTGTTCTTCGCCTCTACAAGACCCATCCTGGCCACAATCCTGGTCAGGTCCCAGTCCCGACAGAGCCAACTGAAAGGACTTCCTCTCAATGCCCAGATCATCCTCAAGCGGGTCCACAAATTCGAGTCACGGTCTCCATTGTCCATCAGCAGAAGAAGAACCGTAAATTAG AACGCAAGAAGCGCACATGCAACACCACCATGTTGAGTAGCGCCATGACCGGCTGGGTAGAGATCGATGTCAAGTGTGCCCTCGCCTACTGGGAGCAGCAGATGCGtcaggaggagcagcaacagcaacgccactcgcaacaacagcagcaactggCAGCCAGTGTGGTGGGCATGCTGATGATTGAGGTGCACGATGACGAGGAGAATCCTTTGAGGCCAGGACTCTACTTTGCGCCACCCACGTGCGATCAGGCAG AGATTGCAGTCCCTTGGAGCGCATACAGAACAGAATCGCTTAAGTCTGATCTGGAGAGTTGGACAGTGCCAAG AAACCCAAGGCTAGACGTCTTCTTCAATACCAACCCATCATTCAACAACGGCGTCAAAACCATTTACATTTCACCGAAAATCAAATCTTACGTTGGCATGGAATCGACCACATCCGGATCCCCTGCAATCGACAACCAGCTGGACGGAGCCGGTGAGAAGGAGAGCCAGGAGCGGGAACACCGACGACACCATCTGTCGGAGTCAAACTCTGGCTCGGATTCGGAATCGAGTCAAGTGGAGACCGGGATCGGGGCTGAGGAGCTTTTTTCCTCGGCGAGCAACAGCGAACAAATGGAACCGATCTCCAACCACCACCGGCATCGTTCCGGCCAAcaccaccatcaccatcaccaccaccatcatccACACCAGCTCCACCACTATCAGCGCCACCACCACAAGCACCACAAGATGACCCACAAGCCGGAGTAG